A window from Mesorhizobium sp. WSM2240 encodes these proteins:
- the rplL gene encoding 50S ribosomal protein L7/L12, which translates to MTDLAKIVDDLSKLTVLEAAELSKLLEEKWGVSAAAPVAVAAAGGGAAAAAPVEEKTEFDVVLADAGAQKINVIKEVRAITGLGLKEAKDLVEAAPKPVKEGVNKADADKIKAQLEAAGAKVELK; encoded by the coding sequence ATGACTGATCTCGCAAAGATCGTAGACGACCTTTCGAAGCTGACCGTCCTCGAGGCGGCCGAACTGTCGAAACTGCTTGAAGAGAAGTGGGGCGTTTCGGCCGCGGCTCCGGTTGCCGTCGCCGCTGCCGGCGGTGGCGCCGCCGCTGCTGCTCCGGTCGAAGAGAAGACCGAATTCGACGTCGTTCTCGCCGATGCCGGCGCCCAGAAGATCAATGTGATCAAGGAAGTGCGAGCCATCACCGGTCTTGGCCTGAAGGAAGCCAAGGATCTGGTGGAGGCCGCTCCGAAGCCGGTCAAGGAAGGCGTCAACAAGGCGGACGCCGACAAGATCAAGGCCCAGCTGGAAGCAGCCGGCGCCAAGGTCGAACTGAAGTAA
- the rpoB gene encoding DNA-directed RNA polymerase subunit beta produces the protein MAQTQTFNGRRRVRKFFGNIPEVAEMPNLIEVQKASYDQFLMVDEPKGGRPDEGLQAVFKSVFPISDFSGSSMLEFVKYEFEGPKFDVDECRQRDLTYAAPLKVTLRLIVFDIDEDTGAKSIKDIKEQDVYMGDMPLMTLNGTFIINGTERVIVSQMHRSPGVFFDHDKGKSHSSGKLLFAARVIPYRGSWLDIEFDSKDVVHARIDRRRKIPVTSLLMALGMDAEEILSTFYNKIEYRRSGDHWRIPFSIDRFRGLKAVNDLVDADTGEIVVEQGKKITARQAKQLADKGLKAIKATEDDLYGSYLAEDIVNHATGEIYLEAGDEIDEKTLKVLLSTGAEEFQVLDIDHINVGGYIRNTLAVDKNESRQDALFDIYRVMRPGEPPTIDTAEAMFNSLFFDADRYDLSAVGRVKMNMRLDLKAEDTVRVLRKEDILAVVKTLVELRDGKGEIDDIDNLGNRRVRSVGELMENQYRVGLLRMERAIKERMSSIEIDTVMPQDLINAKPAAAAVREFFGSSQLSQFMDQTNPLSEITHKRRLSALGPGGLTRERAGFEVRDVHPTHYGRICPIETPEGPNIGLINSLATFARVNKYGFIETPYRKIVDGKVTMDVSYLSAMEESKHYVAQANAQLDKDGRFVDEFVICRHAGEVMMAPRENVDLMDVSPKQLVSVAAALIPFLENDDANRALMGSNMQRQAVPLVRAEAPFVGTGMEPIVARDSGAAIGARRGGIVDQVDATRIVIRATEDLDPGKSGVDIYRLMKFQRSNQNTCINQRPLVRMGDRVNKGDIIADGPSTDLGDLALGRNVLVAFMPWNGYNYEDSILLSEKIVSDDVFTSIHIEEFEVMARDTKLGPEEITRDIPNVSEEALKNLDEAGIVYIGAEVLPGDILVGKITPKGESPMTPEEKLLRAIFGEKASDVRDTSMRMPPGTYGTVVEVRVFNRHGVEKDERAMAIEREEIERLAKDRDDEQAILDRNVYSRLSDMLDGKEAIAGPKGFKKGSKLSRETLGEYPRSQWWQFAIEDEKLQSELEALRGQYDDSKKALEQRFMDKVEKVQRGDEMPPGVMKMVKVFVAVKRKMQPGDKMAGRHGNKGVVSRIVPVEDMPFLEDGTHADIVLNPLGVPSRMNVGQILETHLGWACAGMGRKIGEMIEAYKADGNIKPLRAEIENLIPENDRNEPVRNFDDESIVRLGEQMKRGVSIATPVFDGAHEVHINEMLERAGLHTSGQSQLYDGRTGEPFDRKVTMGYIYMLKLHHLVDDKIHARSIGPYSLVTQQPLGGKAQFGGQRFGEMEVWALEAYGAAYTLQEMLTVKSDDVAGRTKVYEAIVRGDDSFEAGIPESFNVLVKEMRSLGLNVELENTRIDELPARLPDAAE, from the coding sequence ATGGCCCAGACCCAGACTTTCAATGGCCGCAGACGCGTACGCAAATTCTTCGGAAACATACCGGAAGTTGCGGAGATGCCGAACCTGATCGAGGTTCAGAAGGCATCCTATGACCAGTTCCTGATGGTGGACGAGCCCAAGGGCGGCCGTCCGGACGAGGGACTGCAGGCCGTTTTCAAGTCGGTCTTCCCGATTTCCGATTTTTCCGGCTCGTCGATGCTGGAATTCGTGAAGTACGAATTCGAGGGACCGAAATTCGACGTTGACGAATGCCGTCAGCGCGACCTGACCTATGCCGCGCCACTGAAGGTGACGCTGCGCCTGATCGTGTTCGATATCGACGAGGATACGGGCGCGAAGTCCATCAAGGACATCAAGGAGCAGGATGTCTACATGGGCGACATGCCGCTCATGACCTTGAACGGCACCTTCATCATCAACGGCACCGAGCGCGTCATCGTCTCGCAGATGCACCGCTCGCCGGGCGTCTTCTTCGACCACGACAAGGGCAAGTCGCACTCCTCGGGCAAGCTCCTGTTTGCCGCGCGCGTCATCCCCTATCGCGGCTCGTGGCTCGATATCGAGTTCGATTCCAAGGACGTCGTGCACGCCCGCATCGACCGCCGCCGCAAGATCCCGGTGACGTCGCTGCTGATGGCGCTCGGCATGGACGCCGAGGAAATCCTGTCGACCTTCTACAATAAGATCGAGTACCGGCGTTCGGGTGACCATTGGCGCATCCCGTTCTCCATCGATCGTTTCCGCGGCCTCAAGGCCGTGAACGACCTGGTTGATGCCGATACGGGCGAAATCGTTGTCGAGCAGGGCAAGAAGATCACCGCGCGCCAGGCCAAGCAGCTTGCCGACAAGGGCCTGAAGGCGATCAAGGCGACCGAGGACGACCTCTACGGCAGCTATCTCGCCGAAGACATCGTCAATCATGCGACAGGCGAGATCTATCTCGAGGCCGGCGACGAGATTGACGAGAAGACATTGAAGGTCCTGCTCTCGACGGGCGCAGAGGAATTCCAGGTCCTCGACATCGACCACATCAATGTCGGCGGCTATATCCGCAACACGCTCGCCGTCGACAAGAACGAGAGCCGTCAGGACGCGCTGTTCGACATCTACCGCGTCATGCGCCCGGGCGAGCCGCCCACGATCGACACCGCCGAGGCGATGTTCAACTCGCTGTTCTTCGACGCCGACCGCTACGACCTCTCGGCTGTCGGTCGCGTCAAGATGAACATGCGCCTCGATCTCAAGGCCGAGGACACCGTGCGCGTGCTGCGCAAGGAGGACATCCTCGCCGTGGTCAAGACGCTGGTCGAATTGCGCGACGGCAAGGGCGAGATCGACGATATCGACAATCTTGGCAATCGCCGGGTGCGCTCGGTCGGCGAGCTCATGGAAAACCAGTACCGCGTCGGGCTGCTCCGCATGGAGCGCGCGATCAAGGAGCGCATGTCGTCGATCGAGATCGACACCGTCATGCCGCAGGACCTGATCAACGCCAAGCCGGCCGCCGCCGCCGTGCGCGAGTTCTTCGGTTCCTCGCAGCTCTCGCAGTTCATGGACCAGACCAACCCGCTGTCGGAGATCACCCACAAGCGCCGCCTTTCGGCTCTTGGACCCGGCGGTCTGACCCGCGAGCGCGCTGGCTTCGAGGTGCGCGACGTGCATCCGACGCATTACGGCCGCATCTGCCCGATCGAGACGCCGGAAGGACCAAACATCGGCCTTATCAACAGCTTGGCCACGTTTGCTCGCGTTAACAAGTACGGCTTCATCGAGACGCCGTACCGCAAGATCGTCGACGGCAAGGTGACGATGGACGTCAGCTACCTCAGCGCCATGGAAGAGTCCAAGCACTATGTCGCGCAGGCCAACGCCCAGCTTGATAAGGACGGCCGCTTCGTGGACGAGTTCGTCATCTGCCGGCACGCCGGCGAGGTGATGATGGCGCCGCGCGAAAACGTCGACCTGATGGACGTGTCGCCGAAGCAGTTGGTCTCGGTCGCCGCCGCACTGATCCCGTTCCTGGAGAACGACGACGCCAACCGCGCTCTGATGGGCTCGAACATGCAGCGTCAGGCCGTGCCGCTGGTGCGCGCCGAAGCGCCGTTCGTCGGCACCGGCATGGAGCCGATCGTCGCCCGTGACTCGGGCGCCGCCATCGGCGCCCGCCGCGGCGGCATCGTCGACCAGGTCGACGCGACACGTATCGTCATCCGCGCGACGGAAGATCTCGATCCGGGCAAGTCCGGCGTCGACATCTACCGGCTGATGAAGTTCCAGCGTTCGAACCAGAACACCTGCATCAACCAGCGTCCGCTGGTCCGCATGGGCGACCGCGTCAACAAGGGCGACATCATCGCCGACGGTCCGTCCACCGATCTCGGCGATCTGGCGCTCGGCCGCAACGTGCTCGTCGCGTTCATGCCGTGGAACGGCTACAACTACGAGGACTCGATCCTTCTCTCCGAGAAAATCGTGTCGGACGACGTCTTCACCTCGATCCACATCGAGGAGTTCGAGGTCATGGCCCGCGATACCAAGCTCGGGCCTGAGGAAATCACGCGCGACATTCCGAACGTCTCGGAAGAAGCGCTGAAAAACCTCGACGAAGCCGGCATCGTCTATATCGGCGCGGAAGTGCTGCCGGGAGATATCCTGGTCGGCAAGATCACGCCGAAGGGCGAAAGCCCGATGACGCCAGAGGAAAAGCTCCTGCGCGCCATCTTCGGCGAGAAGGCTTCGGATGTCCGCGACACCTCCATGCGTATGCCGCCCGGCACTTACGGCACGGTCGTCGAAGTGCGCGTCTTCAACCGCCACGGCGTGGAGAAGGACGAGCGCGCAATGGCGATCGAGCGCGAGGAGATCGAGCGTCTGGCGAAGGACCGCGACGACGAGCAGGCGATCCTCGATCGCAACGTCTATTCGCGCCTTTCCGACATGCTTGACGGCAAGGAAGCGATCGCAGGGCCGAAGGGCTTCAAGAAGGGCTCCAAGCTCTCCAGGGAGACGCTCGGCGAGTACCCGCGTTCGCAGTGGTGGCAGTTCGCCATCGAGGACGAGAAGCTGCAAAGCGAACTCGAGGCACTGCGCGGCCAGTACGACGATTCCAAGAAGGCGCTCGAGCAGCGCTTCATGGACAAGGTCGAGAAGGTGCAGCGCGGCGACGAGATGCCGCCCGGCGTCATGAAGATGGTCAAGGTCTTCGTGGCCGTGAAGCGCAAGATGCAGCCCGGCGACAAGATGGCCGGCCGTCACGGCAACAAGGGCGTCGTTTCGCGGATCGTTCCGGTCGAGGACATGCCGTTCCTCGAGGACGGCACGCATGCGGACATCGTGCTCAACCCGTTGGGCGTGCCTTCGCGCATGAATGTCGGCCAAATCCTGGAGACGCATCTGGGCTGGGCCTGCGCCGGAATGGGCCGCAAGATCGGCGAGATGATCGAAGCCTACAAGGCGGACGGCAACATCAAGCCGCTGAGGGCCGAGATCGAGAACCTGATCCCGGAAAACGACCGCAACGAGCCGGTGCGCAACTTCGACGACGAGTCGATCGTTCGCCTCGGCGAGCAGATGAAGCGCGGCGTTTCGATCGCCACGCCGGTGTTCGACGGCGCGCACGAGGTCCACATCAACGAGATGCTGGAACGGGCGGGCCTTCACACCAGCGGCCAGTCGCAGCTCTATGACGGGCGCACCGGTGAGCCGTTCGATCGCAAAGTGACGATGGGCTACATATATATGCTCAAGCTTCACCATCTGGTCGACGACAAGATCCACGCGCGCTCTATCGGGCCATACTCGCTCGTCACCCAGCAGCCGCTGGGCGGCAAGGCGCAGTTCGGCGGCCAGCGCTTCGGCGAAATGGAGGTCTGGGCGCTCGAAGCCTACGGTGCCGCCTACACGCTGCAGGAAATGCTGACCGTGAAGTCGGACGACGTGGCGGGCCGCACCAAGGTCTACGAAGCGATCGTCCGCGGCGACGACAGCTTCGAGGCGGGTATTCCCGAGAGCTTCAACGTTCTCGTCAAGGAAATGCGCTCGCTCGGCCTCAATGTCGAACTGGAAAACACCAGGATCGACGAGCTGCCGGCGCGTCTGCCCGACGCTGCGGAGTAA
- the rpoC gene encoding DNA-directed RNA polymerase subunit beta', translating into MNQEVMNLFNNNAPAQVFDSIRISLASPEKILSWSFGEIKKPETINYRTFKPERDGLFCARIFGPIKDYECLCGKYKRMKYKGVICEKCGVEVTLSRVRRERMGHIELAAPVAHIWFLKSLPSRIGTLLDMTLKDIERVLYFENYIVTEPGLTALKEHQLLSEEEYMIAVDEYGEDQFTAMIGAEAIHDLLAGMDLEKIAGDLRSELASTTSELKQKKYLKRLKVVENFMESGNRPEWMIMKVVPVIPPDLRPLVPLDGGRFATSDLNDLYRRVINRNNRLKRLIELRAPGIIIRNEKRMLQEAVDALFDNGRRGRVITGANKRPLKSLSDMLKGKQGRFRQNLLGKRVDYSGRSVIVTGPELKLHQCGLPKKMALELFKPFIYARLDAKGYSSTVKQAKKLVEKEKPEVWDILDEVIREHPVLLNRAPTLHRLGIQAFEPILIEGKAIQLHPLVCTAFNADFDGDQMAVHVPLSLEAQLEARVLMMSTNNILHPASGAPIIVPSQDMVLGLYYLSIVNQNEPGEGMVFADMGELQHALETKAVTLHAKIKGRFRTVDAEGNVVSKIYDTTPGRMIIGELLPKNVNVPFEIANQEMTKKNISKMIDTVYRHCGQKETVIFCDRIMALGFSHACKAGISFGKDDMLIPEDKAELIAQTDTLAKEYEQQYNDGLITQGEKYNKVVDAWAKCSEKVADKMMARIKAVEFEENGRQKPMNSIYMMSHSGARGSPTQMRQLAGMRGLMAKPSGEIIETPIISNFKEGLTVLEYFNSTHGARKGLADTALKTANSGYLTRRLVDVAQDCIVNSIDCGTEKGLTMQPIVDAGQVVASLGQRILGRTALDDINHPITGDLIVKAGTLMDERDIEQIEKAGIQSVRIRSALTCEVRTGVCAVCYGRDLARGTPVNQGEAVGVIAAQSIGEPGTQLTMRTFHMGGTAQVVDSSFLEASYEGTVEIRNRNVVRNSDGQLMVMGRNMAVLILDEAGKERATHRVTYGSRIFVDDGDKVKRGQRIAEWDPYTRPILTEIEGRVVFEDLVDGISVQETADESTGITKREVIDWRSTPRGSDLKPAIAIHDAKGKVGKLAKGGEARFLLSVEAILSVEPGAMVRPGDVIARIPMESAKTKDITGGLPRVAELFEARRPKDHAIIAEIDGTIRFGRDYKNKRRIIIEPHDSTLEPVEYLIPKGKPFHLQDGDAIEKGDYILDGNPAPHDILAIKGVEALASYLVNEIQEVYRLQGVLINDKHIEVIVRQMLQKVEITAQGDSTYIPGDHVDVIELEEINDRLVEEGKKPAEGQPVLLGITKASLQTPSFISAASFQETTRVLTEAAVAGKTDMLQGLKENVIVGRLIPAGTGGQMSQIRRIATSRDELIIDERRKSSGAETAEPMLADMTNAAE; encoded by the coding sequence ATGAACCAAGAGGTCATGAATCTCTTCAACAACAACGCCCCGGCGCAGGTGTTCGATTCCATCCGGATTTCGCTCGCCAGCCCGGAAAAGATTCTGTCCTGGTCGTTCGGCGAGATCAAGAAGCCTGAAACGATCAACTACCGCACATTCAAGCCAGAGCGCGACGGCCTGTTCTGCGCGCGTATTTTCGGCCCGATCAAGGACTACGAGTGCCTGTGCGGCAAGTACAAGCGCATGAAGTACAAGGGCGTCATCTGCGAGAAGTGCGGCGTCGAGGTCACCTTGTCGCGCGTGCGGCGCGAGCGCATGGGCCATATCGAACTCGCCGCGCCGGTCGCCCATATCTGGTTCCTGAAGTCGCTGCCCTCCCGCATCGGCACCCTGCTCGACATGACGCTCAAGGACATCGAGCGGGTTCTCTATTTCGAGAACTACATCGTCACCGAGCCGGGCCTGACGGCGCTCAAGGAGCACCAGCTTCTTTCCGAAGAAGAGTACATGATCGCCGTCGACGAGTATGGCGAGGACCAGTTCACCGCCATGATCGGCGCTGAAGCCATCCATGACCTGCTTGCCGGCATGGACCTGGAGAAGATCGCGGGCGATTTGCGCTCCGAGCTTGCCTCGACCACGTCGGAGCTGAAGCAGAAGAAGTATCTGAAGCGGCTGAAGGTCGTCGAGAACTTCATGGAATCCGGCAATCGTCCGGAATGGATGATCATGAAGGTCGTGCCGGTGATCCCGCCGGACCTGCGCCCGCTCGTCCCGTTGGATGGCGGCCGCTTCGCCACGTCCGATCTGAACGATCTCTACCGCCGCGTCATCAACCGCAACAACCGTCTGAAGCGGCTGATCGAGCTGCGCGCGCCGGGCATCATCATCCGCAACGAAAAGCGCATGCTGCAGGAGGCCGTCGACGCGCTGTTCGACAATGGCCGCCGCGGCCGCGTCATTACCGGCGCCAACAAGCGCCCGCTGAAGTCGCTGTCGGACATGCTGAAGGGCAAGCAGGGCCGGTTCCGTCAGAACCTACTCGGCAAACGCGTCGACTATTCCGGCCGCTCGGTCATCGTGACCGGTCCGGAGCTCAAGCTGCACCAGTGCGGCCTGCCGAAGAAGATGGCGCTCGAACTGTTCAAGCCGTTCATCTACGCCCGTCTCGACGCCAAAGGTTACTCCTCGACCGTCAAGCAGGCGAAGAAACTGGTCGAGAAGGAAAAGCCGGAAGTCTGGGATATCCTCGACGAGGTTATCCGCGAGCATCCGGTGCTGCTCAACCGCGCGCCGACGCTGCACCGCCTCGGCATCCAGGCGTTCGAGCCGATCCTGATCGAAGGCAAGGCGATCCAGCTTCACCCGCTGGTCTGCACCGCATTCAATGCTGACTTCGACGGCGACCAGATGGCCGTTCACGTGCCGCTGTCGCTCGAGGCTCAGCTTGAAGCCCGCGTGCTGATGATGTCGACCAACAACATCCTGCATCCTGCTTCCGGCGCACCGATCATCGTGCCGTCGCAGGACATGGTGCTTGGCCTCTACTACCTGTCGATCGTCAATCAGAACGAGCCGGGCGAGGGCATGGTGTTTGCCGACATGGGCGAACTCCAGCACGCGCTCGAGACCAAGGCGGTGACGCTGCACGCCAAGATCAAGGGCCGCTTCCGGACCGTGGATGCGGAAGGCAACGTCGTGTCGAAGATCTACGACACGACGCCCGGCCGCATGATCATCGGCGAGCTTCTGCCGAAGAACGTCAACGTGCCGTTCGAGATCGCCAACCAGGAGATGACCAAGAAGAACATCTCCAAGATGATCGACACCGTCTATCGTCACTGCGGTCAGAAGGAGACGGTCATTTTCTGCGACCGCATCATGGCGCTCGGCTTCAGCCACGCTTGCAAGGCCGGCATTTCGTTCGGCAAGGACGACATGCTGATCCCCGAGGACAAGGCGGAACTGATCGCGCAGACCGACACGCTCGCGAAGGAATACGAGCAGCAGTACAATGACGGTCTGATCACCCAGGGCGAGAAGTACAACAAGGTGGTCGACGCCTGGGCCAAGTGCTCGGAAAAGGTCGCCGACAAGATGATGGCCCGCATCAAGGCGGTCGAGTTCGAGGAGAACGGCCGTCAGAAGCCGATGAACTCGATCTACATGATGAGCCACTCCGGCGCCCGCGGGTCTCCGACCCAGATGCGCCAGCTTGCCGGCATGCGCGGCCTGATGGCCAAGCCTTCGGGCGAGATCATCGAGACGCCGATCATCTCGAACTTCAAGGAAGGTCTGACCGTTCTTGAATACTTCAACTCGACCCACGGCGCCCGCAAGGGCCTCGCGGACACCGCGCTGAAGACCGCGAACTCCGGCTACCTGACCCGCCGCCTCGTCGACGTGGCGCAGGACTGCATCGTCAACTCGATCGACTGCGGCACCGAGAAGGGCCTGACCATGCAGCCGATCGTCGATGCTGGCCAGGTGGTCGCGTCGCTCGGCCAGCGCATCCTCGGCCGCACCGCGCTCGACGACATCAATCACCCGATCACGGGCGATCTGATCGTCAAGGCGGGCACGCTGATGGATGAGCGCGACATCGAGCAGATCGAAAAGGCCGGCATCCAGTCGGTGCGCATCCGCTCGGCGCTGACCTGCGAGGTCAGGACCGGCGTTTGCGCGGTCTGCTACGGTCGCGACCTGGCTCGCGGCACGCCCGTCAACCAGGGCGAAGCCGTTGGCGTCATCGCGGCGCAGTCGATCGGAGAGCCGGGCACGCAGCTCACCATGCGCACCTTCCACATGGGCGGCACGGCGCAGGTCGTCGACAGTTCGTTCCTGGAAGCGTCGTATGAGGGCACGGTCGAGATCCGCAACCGTAACGTGGTTCGCAATTCCGACGGCCAGCTGATGGTCATGGGCCGCAACATGGCGGTCCTGATCCTCGACGAAGCCGGCAAAGAGCGCGCCACGCACCGCGTCACTTATGGCTCTCGCATCTTCGTGGACGATGGCGACAAGGTGAAGCGAGGCCAGCGCATCGCCGAGTGGGACCCGTACACCCGTCCGATCCTCACCGAAATCGAGGGCAGGGTGGTGTTCGAGGATCTGGTCGACGGCATCTCCGTGCAGGAAACGGCCGACGAGTCGACCGGTATCACCAAGCGCGAGGTCATTGACTGGCGCTCGACGCCGCGCGGCTCGGATCTCAAGCCGGCGATCGCCATCCATGACGCCAAGGGCAAGGTCGGCAAGCTCGCCAAGGGCGGCGAAGCCCGCTTCCTGCTCTCGGTCGAGGCGATCCTGTCGGTGGAACCCGGCGCGATGGTGCGTCCGGGCGACGTGATTGCGCGTATTCCGATGGAAAGCGCGAAGACCAAGGACATCACCGGCGGTCTGCCGCGTGTGGCCGAGCTCTTCGAGGCACGCCGTCCGAAGGATCACGCCATCATTGCCGAGATCGACGGCACGATCCGGTTCGGCCGCGACTACAAGAACAAGCGCCGCATCATCATCGAGCCGCATGACTCGACGCTCGAGCCGGTCGAATACCTGATCCCGAAGGGCAAGCCGTTCCATCTCCAGGACGGTGACGCTATCGAGAAGGGCGACTACATCCTCGACGGCAACCCGGCGCCGCACGACATCCTGGCGATCAAGGGCGTGGAGGCTCTGGCTTCCTACCTCGTCAACGAGATCCAGGAGGTCTACCGGTTGCAGGGCGTGTTGATCAACGACAAGCACATCGAGGTGATCGTTCGCCAGATGCTGCAGAAGGTCGAGATCACCGCGCAGGGCGACTCGACCTACATTCCGGGCGACCACGTCGACGTGATCGAGCTGGAAGAGATCAACGATCGCCTGGTCGAGGAGGGCAAGAAGCCCGCCGAAGGCCAGCCGGTGCTCCTCGGCATCACCAAGGCCTCGCTGCAGACGCCGTCCTTCATCTCCGCCGCCTCCTTCCAGGAGACGACGCGGGTGCTGACGGAAGCCGCGGTGGCCGGCAAGACCGACATGCTCCAGGGTCTCAAGGAAAACGTCATCGTCGGCCGCCTCATCCCGGCGGGCACGGGCGGGCAGATGAGCCAGATCCGGCGCATCGCGACCTCGCGCGACGAGCTGATCATCGACGAGCGACGCAAGTCGTCGGGCGCCGAGACGGCCGAGCCGATGCTGGCCGACATGACCAACGCCGCGGAATAA
- a CDS encoding transcriptional regulator has product MNDNEERPVTIITGRVWRRKGGKSDGVHVMLVAPDDDSAVRTALGALAKEGYAEAELDQIGDMQGEPDEEPHLSAWQGALEGEVSIVTFKESV; this is encoded by the coding sequence ATGAACGACAATGAGGAAAGGCCGGTCACCATCATCACCGGGCGGGTGTGGCGCAGGAAGGGCGGCAAGTCCGATGGCGTGCATGTGATGCTGGTCGCGCCGGACGACGATTCCGCCGTGCGGACGGCGCTCGGGGCGCTCGCCAAGGAGGGCTACGCCGAAGCCGAGCTCGACCAGATCGGCGACATGCAGGGCGAACCCGACGAGGAGCCGCATCTCTCGGCCTGGCAGGGCGCGCTGGAGGGCGAAGTGTCGATCGTGACGTTCAAGGAGAGTGTTTGA
- the rpsL gene encoding 30S ribosomal protein S12 — protein MPTVNQLIRKPRIAPVKRNKVPAMQANPQKRGVCTRVYTTTPKKPNSALRKVAKIRLTNGFEVIGYIPGEGHNLQEHSVVMIRGGRVKDLPGVRYHIIRGVLDTQGVKNRKQRRSKYGAKRPK, from the coding sequence ATGCCTACCGTCAACCAGCTGATCCGCAAGCCGCGCATAGCGCCGGTGAAGCGCAATAAGGTTCCGGCCATGCAGGCCAATCCGCAGAAGCGGGGCGTCTGCACGCGCGTCTACACGACGACGCCGAAGAAGCCGAACTCCGCGCTCCGCAAGGTCGCGAAAATCCGCCTGACCAACGGCTTCGAGGTGATCGGCTACATCCCCGGCGAAGGCCACAACCTTCAGGAGCACTCCGTGGTGATGATCCGCGGCGGCCGCGTGAAGGATCTTCCGGGCGTGCGCTATCACATCATCCGCGGCGTGCTCGACACGCAGGGCGTGAAGAACCGCAAGCAGCGCCGTTCGAAGTACGGCGCCAAGCGTCCGAAGTAA
- the rpsG gene encoding 30S ribosomal protein S7 codes for MSRRHSAEKREINPDPKFGDLIVTKFMNAVMYHGKKSVAETIVYGALDQVQAKTKQEPVTVFHQALDNVAPHVEVRSRRVGGATYQVPVDVRPERRQALAIRWLITAARNRNETTMVERLSGELMDAANNRGTAVKKREDTHKMAEANRAFAHYRW; via the coding sequence ATGTCCCGACGTCACAGTGCAGAAAAGCGTGAGATTAACCCGGACCCTAAGTTCGGCGACCTGATCGTCACCAAGTTCATGAACGCCGTCATGTATCACGGCAAGAAGTCGGTCGCTGAGACCATCGTCTATGGCGCGCTCGACCAGGTTCAGGCCAAGACCAAGCAGGAGCCGGTGACGGTGTTCCATCAGGCGCTCGACAATGTCGCGCCGCATGTGGAAGTGCGTTCGCGTCGTGTCGGCGGCGCCACCTACCAGGTTCCGGTCGACGTGCGCCCCGAGCGCCGTCAGGCGCTCGCCATCCGCTGGCTGATCACGGCTGCGCGCAACCGCAACGAAACCACCATGGTCGAGCGTCTTTCGGGCGAACTGATGGATGCTGCGAACAATCGCGGCACTGCCGTCAAGAAACGTGAAGACACCCACAAGATGGCGGAAGCCAACCGCGCCTTCGCGCACTATCGCTGGTAA